A genomic region of Oryza glaberrima chromosome 1, OglaRS2, whole genome shotgun sequence contains the following coding sequences:
- the LOC127754831 gene encoding eukaryotic translation initiation factor 4E-1, whose protein sequence is MAEEHETRPPSAGRPPSSGRGRADDADEREEGEIADDDSGHAPPQANPAAPHPLEHAWTFWFDNPQGKSKQATWGSSIRPIHTFSTVEDFWSLYNNIHHPSKLVVGADFHCFKNKIEPKWEDPICANGGKWTFSCGRGKSDTMWLHTLLAMIGEQFDYGDEICGAVVSVRGKQERIAIWTKNAANEAAQISIGKQWKEFLDYKDSIGFIVHDDAKKMDKGLKNRYTV, encoded by the exons atggcggaggagCACGAGACgaggccgccgtccgccggaaggccgccgtcgtccggCCGCGGCAGGGCCGACGACGCtgacgagagggaggagggggagatcgccgacgacgactccggccacgcgccgccgcaggccaaccccgccgcgccgcacccGCTCGAGCACGCCTGGACCTTCTGGTTCGACAACCCGCAGGGGAAGTCCAAGCAGGCCACCTGGGGAAGCTCCATCCGCCCCATCCACACCTTCTCCACCGTCGAGGACTTCTGGAG CCTTTATAACAATATCCATCACCCAAGCAAGTTGGTTGTGGGAGCTGACTTCCATTGCTTTAAGAATAAAATCGAGCCAAAATGGGAAGATCCTATCTGTGCTAATGGAGGTAAATGGACCTTCAGCTGTGGCAGAGGAAAGTCCGACACAATGTGGTTGCATACT TTATTGGCAATGATTGGCGAACAATTCGATTATGGGGATGAAATTTGTGGAGCAGTTGTTAGTGTGCGTGGCAAGCAGGAAAGAATAGCTATCTGGACTAAAAATGCTGCCAATGAAGCTGCTCAG ATAAGCATTGGGAAGCAGTGGAAAGAATTTCTGGATTACAAGGACTCGATTGGGTTCATTGTTCAT GACGATGCAAAAAAGATGGACAAAGGTCTCAAGAACCGCTACACAGTTTGA
- the LOC127760124 gene encoding uncharacterized protein LOC127760124, with amino-acid sequence MVHEDNNNLATSEHDDGAINTMIMEKNVEEANLITQELNDLGLGEDISTDKFRGYLCQLPQERDSPVDISTRLNFDQLDAQNELHELYRVKYYKLLQQVPRTGSKLDHDTMIEQYPFDMSKQLEEVLMCFENDGTLDSVDDEVLWEVLKCFDYTFVWYFHPEYCKLAALVDYQRLVIKNYGCMYANWDRYHMYFNTYDVEKQYAKYYVELSKKLKWMEDYVLLERPSLKWGRVSNRGLYQAVKIATGFPKITAKNLYLA; translated from the exons ATGGTACATGAAGATAACAACAACCTTGCAACCTCCGAACACGATGATGGTGCTATCAATACGATGATTATGGAGAAAAATGTGGAGGAAGCCAATCTGATCACTCAGGAGCTGAATGACTTGGGTTTGGGAGAAGATATTAGCACTGACAAGTTCCGTGGTTACTTGTGCCAGTTGCCTCAAGAGCGAGACTCTCCCGTTGATATTTCCACTCGATTGAATTTCGATCAGCTCGATGCTCAAAATGAACTCCATGAACTGTATCGTGTGAAGTACTACAAG TTGTTACAACAAGTGCCTAGGACTGGGAGTAAGCTGGATCATGATACAATGATAGAGCAATACCCTTTTGACATGTCTAAGCAGTTGGAGGAGGTCCTTATGTGCTTTGAAAATGATGGCACACTTGATTCTGTTGATGACGAGGTCCTCTGGGAGGTTCTCAAGTGCTTTGATTACACATTTGTTTGGTACTTCCACCCTGAGTACTGCAAGCTTGCTGCACTTGTTGACTATCAACGTCTAGTCATTAAAAATTAT GGTTGCATGTATGCCAATTGGGATAGATATCATATGTATTTTAATACATATGATGTTGAAAAACAGTATGCGAAATACTATGTTGAATTATCAAAGAAACTTAAG TGGATGGAAGATTATGTGTTACTTGAGCGGCCATCTCTTAAG TGGGGAAGAGTAAGCAACAGAGGACTCTACCAAGCAGTTAAGATAGCTACTGGATTCCCCAAGATTACTGCCAA GAATTTGTATCTAGCATGA
- the LOC127759180 gene encoding DEAD-box ATP-dependent RNA helicase 58, chloroplastic: protein MAAFSGCASPLSTTLRSGLAPFTLRHRLRLRRLRASAATLREVCASRVPEHVLQRAEEVGYVVPTEVQEQSLPVLLSGQDCILHAQTGSGKTLAYLLSVFSAIDFGRSSVQALVVVPTRELGMQVTKVARILAAKACTVMALLDGGMLRRQRSWVKAEPPAIIVATVASLCQMIEKRAFSLQSMRVLVIDEVDFIFGSSKQVSSLRKILTSYSAASSRQTIFASASIPQHNRFVHDCVQHKWTKTDVVHVHVNPVQPMPSHLQHKYAICSKKERLHVLLSLLEKDAPKSGIIFVAEQSEKSKKAGHPPSTTVVVEFLRTTYMGSLEVLLLEEDMNFNARATSFTEVKGKGFLLVSTDIASRGFDLPQTSHIYNFDLPKTAIDYLHRAGRTGREPFSKLACSVTTLITEDEHFVLQRFQNELKFHCEELPVESMFAFHL from the exons atggcCGCGTTCTCCGGCTGCGCTTCGCCACTCTCCACCACCCTACGCTCTGGCCTCGCCCCGTTCACgctgcgccaccgcctccgcctccgtcgactccgcgcctccgccgccaccctccgcgAGGTCTGCGCCAGCCGCGTCCCGGAGCACGTCCTCCAGAG GGCTGAGGAGGTTGGCTATGTCGTCCCTACCGAGGTGCAGGAGCAATCCTTGCCTGTCCTCTTGTCTGGCCAAGACTGCATCCTCCACGCACAG ACGGGTTCTGGAAAGACACTTGCCTATCTATTGTCGGTGTTCTCGGCCATAGATTTTGGGAGATCCTCGGTGCAAGCGCTGGTTGTGGTCCCAACCAGGGAGCTCGGCATGCAG GTTACCAAAGTTGCTCGAATACTTGCAGCAAAGGCCTGCACCGTTATGGCTTTGCTTGATGGTGGAATGCTAAGGAGGCAAAGGAGTTGGGTAAAG GCAGAGCCCCCGGCTATAATTGTTGCTACTGTTGCAAGCTTGTGCCAAATGATTGAGAAGCGTGCTTTCAGTCTTCAGTCTATGAGAGTATTAGTTATTGATGAG GTTGATTTTATTTTTGGGTCGTCAAAGCAAGTAAGCTCTCTTCGCAAAATATTAACATCTTATTCAGCAGCTTCCAGTCGTCAGACCATATTTGCTAGCGCATCGATTCCTCAGCACAATCGCTTTGTGCATGACTGTGTGCAACATAAGTGGACTAAG ACTGATGTGGTTCATGTTCATGTCAACCCTGTACAACCCATGCCCTCTCACCTCCAGCACAAATATGCG ATCTGCAGTAAGAAGGAAAGGTTGCATGTTTTACTATCCTTGCTTGAGAAGGATGCACCAAAGTCAGGGATTATATTTGTTGCTGAACAG TCTGAGAAATCAAAGAAGGCTGGACACCCTCCTTCAACTACTGTTGTTGTTGAATTCCTGAGAACTACGTACATGGGAAGCCTAGAGGTCCTTCTACTGGAAGAAGATATGAATTTCAATGCCCGTGCTACATCATTCACC GAGGTCAAGGGAAAAGGCTTTCTTCTAGTTTCCACTGACATAGCAAGCAGAGGGTTTGACCTCCCACAAACCAGCCACATATACAACTTTGACCTTCCCAAGACGGCTATTGACTATCTGCATCGTGCTGGAAGAACTGGGAGAGAACCATTCTCCAAGTTAGCTTGCAGCGTGACAACCCTCATAACAGAGGATGAGCACTTTGTATTACAGAGATTTCAGAATGAACTCAAGTTCCATTGTGAAGAGCTACCTGTAGAATCCATGTTCGCATTTCACTTGTGA
- the LOC127759196 gene encoding transcription initiation factor IIA subunit 2-like has translation MATFELYRRSTIGMCLTDTLDDMVSSGALSPELAIQVLVQFDKSMTSALEHQVKSKVTVKGHLHTYRFCDNVWTFILTDAIFKNEEITETINKVKIVACDSKLLETKEE, from the exons ATGGCCACCTTCGAGCTGTACCGGAGGTCCACCATCGGCATGTGCCTCACCGACACGCTGGACGACATGGTCTCCAGTGGGGCGCTCAGCCCCGAGCTCGCCATCCAAGTCCTCGTGCAGTTTGACAAG TCCATGACTAGCGCTTTGGAGCATCAGGTGAAGAGCAAGGTTACTGTCAAG GGCCATCTGCACACCTACAGGTTCTGCGACAATGTGTGGACTTTCATCCTAACAGATGCAATTTTCAAGAACGAAGAGATTACAGAGACAATAAACAAGGTGAAGATCGTGGCCTGCGATTCCAAATTGCTGGAGACTAAAGAAGAGTAA